From a single Solanum dulcamara chromosome 4, daSolDulc1.2, whole genome shotgun sequence genomic region:
- the LOC129887735 gene encoding nuclear transcription factor Y subunit A-10-like codes for MTMHTTIFSKGNEGVVQNQSVATLCTAPWWNSGFVSQSVAYVEPFGQLKSASVEQQPKGNATEFTISSGDCKSTSNGQKVSNIQAATSVHSASMDYRGHFELGFGQPQISAKYSYGEQCIGLFSAYGPQLSGRIMLPLNLASDEGPIFVNAKQYHGILRRRKSRAKEMEKKALKPRKPYLHLSRHLHALRRPRGCGGRFLNTRSVNGTMKGGKTTDTFKTGDVQNFYPTGSQNSEVLQSDNSNLSSPKETSARRFFDSSGVTNMYSSGNLEPFPFQNLRPPVQAIPDMMNTGHGIFMAGKWVGTADSCCNLKV; via the exons ATGACCATGCATACTACTATATTTTCCAAAGGAAATGAAGGGGTTGTCCAGAATCAATCTGTTGCAACATTGTGCACTGCTCCTTGGTGGAATAGTGGCTTTGTGTCTCAATCTGTGGCTTATGTTGAGCCTTTTGGACAATTGAAATCTGCATCTGTGGAGCAGCAGCCTAAGGGGAATGCAACAGAGTTCACTATTTCCTCTG GTGATTGCAAATCTACATCAAACGGgcaaaaagtttcaaacattcAGGCTGCTACCTCTGTTCACTCAGCTAGTATGGACTACCGAGGTCACTTTGAGCTAGGTTTTGGTCAGCCCCAG ATTTCTGCAAAATATTCTTATGGAGAGCAGTGCATTGGGTTATTTTCAGCTTATGGTCCTCAACTTTCG GGACGCATTATGCTACCATTGAATTTGGCTTCTGATGAAGGTCCGATATTCGTAAATGCCAAGCAGTATCATGGGATACTAAGGCGTCGAAAGTCCCGGGCTAAGGAAATGGAGAAAAAAGCTCTTAAACCACGCAAG CCGTACTTGCACCTCTCTCGCCATCTCCATGCTTTGCGCCGACCTAGGGGCTGTGGCGGTCGTTTCTTGAACACGAGGAGTGTGAATGGAACTATGAAGGGTGGAAAAACCACAGATACGTTCAAGACAGGCGACGTTCAAAACTTTTACCCCACTGGATCCCAGAATTCTGAAGTGCTGCAGTCTGATAACAGCAATTTGAGCTCACCAAAAGAAACATCTGCCAGAAGGTTCTTCGATTCATCAGGGGTCACTAACATGTACTCTAGTGGGAATCTTGAACCATTTCCGTTTCAAAACCTGAGGCCTCCAGTCCAGGCAATACCGGACATGATGAATACTGGACACGGTATTTTCATGGCTGGTAAGTGGGTTGGCACAGCAGATAGCTGTTGCAACCTCAAAGTTTGA
- the LOC129887733 gene encoding 33 kDa ribonucleoprotein, chloroplastic-like: protein MSAFSSSSSCSSLHFFTQKPKFSVVKHISLSTSNTHFNFKINNSVKPIKPKPHFPTSSNFSFLNRFSIHFSASALSDGAEVVELDDEVELSAEEDIEEDEEKEGDGSVDQPQSIEDGRLYVGNLPFSMTPSQLSEIFAEAGKVANVEIVYDRVTDRSRGFAFVTMGSVEEAKEAVRLFDGSQVGGRTVKVNFPEVPRGGEREVMSAKIRSTYQGFVDSPHKLYVANLSWNLTSQGLKDAFADQTGFLSAKVIYDRASGRSRGFGFITFSSAEAMNNALDTMNEVDLEGRPLRLNLAGQRAPVSSPPVVETSPENDSENSEILSSLGS, encoded by the exons atgtcagctttttcttcttcttcttcttgttcttcactTCATTTCTTCACTCAAAAGCCTAAATTCTCTGTAGTAAAGCACATTTCCTTAAGTACTAGCAATACCCACTTCAATTTCAAGATTAATAACTCTGTAAAACCTATAAAACCGAAACCCCATTTCCCCACTTCttccaatttctctttcttGAATCGATTTTCAATCCATTTTTCTGCTTCTGCTTTGTCTGATGGAGCTGAGGTTGTTGAATTAGATGACGAAGTTGAATTGTCGGCGGAAGAGGatattgaagaagatgaagagaaagAAGGAGATGGGAGTGTTGATCAGCCACAATCGATTGAAGATGGTAGATTGTATGTGGGTAATTTGCCATTTTCGATGACACCTTCTCAATTGTCTGAAATCTTTGCTGAAGCTGGTAAAGTTGCTAACGTTGAG ATTGTTTATGATAGAGTTACAGATAGGAGTCGTGGATTTGCATTTGTTACAATGGGAAGTGTTGAAGAAGCGAAGGAGGCAGTTCGATTGTTTGATGGATCT CAAGTTGGAGGTCGTACGGTCAAGGTGAACTTCCCTGAGGTTCCAAGAGGAGGTGAAAGGGAAGTAATGAGTGCAAAGATTAGAAGCACCTATCAAGGTTTTGTAGATAGCCCTCACAAACTATATGTTGCGAATCTTAGCTGGAATCTCACTTCTCAAGGTCTGAAAGACGCTTTTGCTGACCAGACAGGATTCTTGAGTGCAAAAGTCATCTATGACAGGGCCTCGGGAAGATCTCGAGGTTTTGGTTTCATTACATTTTCTTCAGCTGAAGCGATGAACAACGCACTCGATACCATGAATGAAGTG GATCTTGAAGGACGGCCATTGCGACTAAATCTGGCTGGGCAGAGAGCTCCAGTATCTTCTCCACCAGTAGTCGAAACAAGTCCTGAAAATGATTCTGAGAACAGTGAAATACTCTCTAGTCTCGGCTCATAA
- the LOC129887734 gene encoding syntaxin-121-like: MNDLFSGSFSRENDHDQDSHGIEMGDSSGVNLDKFFEDVETIKDELKNLEKLFTQLQNSNEKSKTLHNANAVKDLRSKMDDDVSMALKKAKFIKVRLEALDKSNASNRNLPGCGPGSSSDRTRTSVVNGLRKKLQESMNQFNELRQKMASEYRETIQRRYYTVTGEKPDEEVLDTLISTGQSETFLQKAIQEQGRGQVMDTIMEIQERHEAVKELERNLKELHQVFLDMAVLVESQGEQLDDIESQVNRANSYVRGGAQQLQVARKHQKNTRKWTCFAIILLLIIILIVVLSIQPWKK; the protein is encoded by the exons atgaatgaTCTTTTTTCAGGATCGTTCTCTCGAGAGAACGATCACGATCAAGATTCTCATGGAATCGAGATGGGAGACTCCAGTGGAGTTAATCTCGATAAGTTCTTTGAAGATGTAGAAACTATTAAAGACGAGCTGAAAAACCTTGAAAAACTCTTTACTCAACTCCAGAACTCTAATGAAAAGAGCAAGACCCTTCACAACGCAAATGCTGTGAAGGATCTTAGATCAAAAATGGATGACGACGTCTCCATGGCTTTGAAAAAAGCGAAGTTTATTAAGGTTCGCCTGGAAGCATTGGATAAATCCAACGCTTCTAATAGGAACCTTCCCGGGTGTGGCCCGGGGAGTTCCTCAGATAGGACGAGAACGTCCGTTGTTAATGGATTGAGAAAGAAACTTCAAGAATCTATGAATCAATTCAATGAGCTGAGACAAAAGATGGCGTCGGAATATAGAGAAACAATTCAAAGAAGATATTATACTGTCACTGGAGAAAAACCTGATGAAGAAGTTCTTGATACACTCATATCTACAG GTCAAAGTGAGACATTCTTGCAAAAGGCAATACAAGAACAAGGAAGAGGACAAGTAATGGACACAATAATGGAAATTCAAGAAAGGCATGAAGCTGTGAAGGAATTAGAGAGGAATTTAAAAGaacttcatcaagttttcttggACATGGCTGTTTTAGTGGAATCTCAAGGTGAACAACTTGATGATATTGAGAGCCAAGTGAATAGGGCTAATTCATATGTTAGAGGGGGTGCTCAACAATTGCAAGTAGCAAGAAAACACcaaaagaatacaagaaaatggACTTGTTTTGCTATTATTCTTTTGCTTATTATCATCTTGATAGTGGTTCTTTCTATTCAGCCATGGAAGAAATGA